In the Variovorax sp. S12S4 genome, one interval contains:
- a CDS encoding DUF3014 domain-containing protein — MSDSDTSEFRPRRESSAGTIIIIGLLAIAAALLGWRWYQQQQPQPVEPAPTAATAPNDGPAPAPPPAPLLESLEPKNPIDAIALPASGLPTVADSDTRVMSALVDLLGSQNVAEFVQFDGVVRRFVATIDNLSREQAPASAWPVQPTKQRFATEGKGEAQTIAANNAARYNPIVLLAGSVDPAKAAKTYARLYPLFQKAYEELGYPGRYFNDRLIAVIDHLLQAPEPAGPVQVRLVEVKGNVSSQRPWVRYEYADPQLESLSSGQKIMVRVGLENERKLKASLRGFREQIATGDMAKKKQR, encoded by the coding sequence ATGTCCGACAGCGACACCTCCGAATTCAGGCCGCGCCGCGAGAGCTCGGCCGGCACCATCATCATCATCGGCCTGCTGGCGATAGCGGCCGCTCTCCTGGGCTGGCGCTGGTACCAGCAGCAACAGCCGCAGCCAGTCGAGCCGGCGCCTACCGCGGCCACCGCGCCGAACGACGGGCCCGCGCCCGCACCGCCGCCAGCCCCATTGCTTGAATCGCTGGAGCCCAAGAACCCCATCGATGCGATCGCGCTGCCCGCCTCGGGCCTGCCTACGGTCGCCGATTCCGACACGCGCGTGATGTCGGCGCTGGTCGATCTGCTGGGCAGCCAGAACGTGGCGGAATTCGTGCAGTTCGACGGCGTGGTGCGCCGCTTTGTGGCCACCATCGACAACCTGTCGCGCGAGCAGGCGCCAGCGAGTGCATGGCCGGTGCAGCCCACCAAGCAGCGCTTTGCCACCGAAGGCAAGGGCGAGGCGCAGACCATCGCGGCCAACAATGCCGCGCGCTACAACCCCATCGTGCTGCTTGCGGGGTCGGTCGACCCGGCCAAGGCCGCCAAGACGTATGCGCGGCTCTATCCGCTCTTTCAGAAAGCGTATGAAGAGCTTGGCTATCCAGGCCGCTATTTCAACGACCGGCTCATTGCCGTGATCGACCATCTGCTGCAGGCGCCCGAACCCGCCGGCCCGGTGCAGGTCCGGCTCGTCGAGGTCAAGGGCAACGTGTCGTCGCAGCGGCCCTGGGTGCGCTATGAATACGCCGATCCGCAGCTCGAGTCGCTCTCGTCCGGCCAGAAGATCATGGTGCGGGTGGGGCTGGAAAACGAGCGCAAGCTCAAGGCCAGCCTGCGCGGCTTCCGCGAGCAGATTGCCACGGGCGACATGGCCAAGAAGAAGCAGCGCTGA
- a CDS encoding alpha/beta hydrolase produces the protein MPQLHLPFKFLEQPSNAGVREPWLLVLMHGVGSNEQDLFGLARLMPPQFHVLSLRAPYVLSPDAYAWFEFQVLANGERHINEEQERESRFLVGEMIASASQQLGVPPERVVVGGFSQGGIMALSLLLTQPAKVRAAMVWHSRLLPQVVPHIAPPEAFEGKALWVSHGSADNVIAPSAAQATRELARGLPLALSGADFPGGHEIRPAELQGTLAWLQALSTSAGTPQSRP, from the coding sequence ATGCCGCAACTCCATCTGCCCTTCAAGTTTCTCGAACAACCCTCCAACGCCGGCGTGCGCGAGCCGTGGCTGCTGGTGCTGATGCACGGTGTCGGCAGCAACGAGCAAGACCTGTTCGGCCTGGCGCGGCTCATGCCGCCGCAGTTTCACGTGCTGAGCCTGCGCGCGCCCTATGTGCTGTCGCCCGATGCCTATGCGTGGTTCGAGTTCCAGGTGCTGGCAAACGGCGAGCGGCACATCAATGAAGAGCAGGAGCGCGAAAGCCGCTTTCTCGTCGGCGAGATGATCGCCTCGGCATCGCAGCAGCTCGGCGTGCCGCCGGAGCGCGTGGTGGTCGGCGGTTTCAGCCAGGGCGGCATCATGGCGCTGTCGCTGCTGCTGACGCAGCCCGCGAAGGTGCGCGCCGCGATGGTGTGGCACAGCCGCCTGCTGCCGCAGGTGGTGCCGCACATTGCGCCGCCGGAGGCCTTCGAGGGCAAGGCGCTGTGGGTGAGCCATGGCAGCGCCGACAACGTGATTGCGCCAAGCGCGGCACAAGCCACGCGCGAACTGGCGCGTGGCTTGCCGCTGGCGCTCTCGGGTGCGGACTTTCCCGGCGGGCATGAAATCCGGCCGGCCGAGCTGCAAGGCACGCTGGCGTGGCTTCAGGCGCTCAGCACCTCAGCGGGTACGCCCCAGTCGCGGCCATAG
- a CDS encoding NAD(P)H-dependent flavin oxidoreductase encodes MTTLQQLLGTELPLIQAPMAGIQGSAMAIAVSNAGGLGSLPCAMLGNDAIRTEIGAIRAGTGKPYNVNFFCHVSPQPSAEREATWRNALAPYYREHDIDAASIPAGPGRNPFSEAVAEVLAEFRPPVVSFHFGLPPEPLLAQVRGWGSKILASATTVDEALWLEAQGVDAIIAQGLEAGGHRGHFLSHDLTAQLGTFALLPQVVLAVRVPVIAAGGIADANGVAAAMALGAAGVQIGTAYMLAPEAFTSALHRAALTSDAARHTALTNLFTGRPARGIMNRLMRDLGPIATVAPEFPLATSAIAPLRAKAEAQGRGDFSPLWSGQNATGCRELPSAEITRALAQGFHLTA; translated from the coding sequence ATGACCACGCTGCAGCAACTTCTAGGTACCGAACTCCCGCTGATCCAGGCGCCCATGGCGGGCATTCAAGGCAGCGCAATGGCCATTGCCGTCAGCAACGCGGGCGGGCTCGGCTCGCTGCCGTGCGCCATGCTGGGCAACGACGCCATTCGCACCGAAATAGGCGCCATCCGCGCGGGCACAGGCAAGCCCTACAACGTCAACTTCTTCTGCCACGTGTCGCCGCAGCCAAGCGCCGAACGCGAGGCGACATGGCGCAACGCGCTGGCGCCGTATTACCGCGAGCACGACATCGATGCGGCATCCATTCCCGCTGGCCCCGGGCGCAACCCCTTCAGCGAGGCGGTGGCCGAGGTGCTGGCCGAGTTCCGTCCGCCGGTGGTGAGCTTTCATTTCGGGTTGCCGCCTGAGCCGCTGCTGGCCCAAGTGCGCGGATGGGGCTCGAAGATCCTCGCCTCGGCCACCACGGTCGACGAGGCGCTGTGGCTGGAGGCGCAGGGTGTCGACGCCATCATTGCCCAGGGGCTGGAGGCCGGCGGCCATCGCGGGCACTTTCTCTCGCACGACCTGACGGCGCAGCTCGGCACCTTTGCGTTGCTGCCGCAAGTGGTGCTTGCGGTTCGCGTGCCGGTCATCGCGGCCGGCGGCATTGCCGATGCAAACGGTGTGGCCGCCGCCATGGCGCTTGGCGCCGCCGGCGTGCAGATCGGCACCGCCTACATGCTCGCGCCCGAAGCCTTCACCAGCGCCTTGCACCGCGCGGCGCTGACAAGCGATGCAGCGCGCCATACCGCGCTGACCAACCTTTTTACCGGCCGCCCGGCGCGCGGCATCATGAACCGCCTGATGCGCGACCTGGGGCCGATCGCCACGGTGGCGCCCGAGTTTCCGCTTGCCACGTCAGCCATTGCACCGCTGCGCGCCAAGGCCGAGGCACAGGGCCGCGGCGACTTTTCACCGCTGTGGTCGGGGCAGAACGCGACGGGCTGCCGCGAGCTCCCGTCCGCCGAGATCACCCGTGCGTTGGCGCAGGGCTTTCATCTCACCGCCTGA
- a CDS encoding sensor domain-containing diguanylate cyclase has protein sequence MPSSTDYESMFEFAPMSLWIEDYSGLLRLFESWRNAGVVDLVAHLNAEPSRVSECMAQLRVLSVNQSTLNLFGAQSQAELLSRLDSIFRDDMTAPVIYELDQLWRGNLSFDNQTVNYALDGRRLDVHVRVQVLPGYEKSWDRVLVSLDDITARVRAEELRLESERYARELFERSPVSLWVEDFSAVKALLDDIRKRGITDFTTFIKVHPEFVTRCMSEIRVIDVNRETLRMFGAADKATLLDNLSDIFRDEMQDSFAEQLQDLWNGKMLQQREVINYALTGDLLNIHMQFAVLEDRLATWDLVLVSLIDITARKKAEAYLEYLGKHDVLTQLRNRTFFTEEVNRLTRKGPWPVSVLVIDMNGLKPVNDEEGHAAGDALLRRVGEVLSKAVDEPGWPARIGGDEFAVVLPKTDERGAEAMRDRIVSMLELNNQFYAGQSGRMLNLAMGVATCEAGDQLDAALQRADRAMYEEKARYYRESKADRRRE, from the coding sequence ATGCCGTCTTCCACCGACTACGAGTCGATGTTCGAGTTTGCACCCATGTCGCTCTGGATCGAAGACTACAGCGGCCTGCTCCGGCTGTTCGAATCGTGGCGCAATGCGGGCGTGGTGGATTTGGTGGCCCACCTGAATGCCGAGCCGAGCCGGGTGAGCGAATGCATGGCGCAACTGCGGGTGTTGAGCGTCAACCAGAGCACGCTCAACCTCTTTGGTGCGCAAAGCCAGGCCGAGCTGCTCTCGCGGCTGGACAGCATCTTTCGGGACGACATGACCGCGCCCGTGATCTACGAGCTGGACCAGCTCTGGCGTGGAAATCTCTCCTTCGACAACCAGACGGTCAACTACGCGCTCGACGGCCGAAGGCTCGACGTGCACGTGCGGGTGCAGGTGCTGCCCGGCTATGAAAAGTCTTGGGACCGTGTGCTGGTGTCGCTCGACGACATTACCGCGCGCGTTCGCGCCGAAGAGCTGCGCCTGGAGAGCGAACGCTACGCGCGCGAACTGTTCGAACGGTCACCCGTTTCGTTGTGGGTGGAAGACTTCAGTGCGGTGAAGGCCCTGCTCGACGACATACGAAAACGGGGCATCACCGACTTCACGACCTTCATCAAGGTGCACCCGGAGTTCGTCACCCGCTGCATGAGCGAGATTCGCGTGATCGACGTCAACCGCGAAACCCTGCGCATGTTCGGTGCGGCCGACAAGGCAACGCTGCTGGACAACCTCTCGGACATCTTCCGCGACGAGATGCAAGACTCCTTCGCCGAGCAGCTGCAGGACCTCTGGAACGGAAAGATGCTGCAGCAGCGGGAGGTGATCAACTACGCATTGACGGGCGACCTGCTGAACATCCACATGCAGTTTGCAGTGCTCGAAGACCGGCTCGCCACCTGGGACCTGGTGCTGGTGTCGCTGATCGACATCACGGCCCGCAAGAAGGCCGAGGCCTACCTCGAGTACCTGGGCAAGCACGACGTGCTGACCCAATTGCGCAACCGCACCTTCTTCACGGAAGAAGTGAATCGGTTGACGCGCAAGGGACCATGGCCGGTGTCGGTGCTGGTGATCGACATGAACGGCCTGAAACCCGTCAACGACGAGGAAGGCCATGCCGCCGGCGACGCACTGCTCCGGCGCGTGGGCGAGGTGCTGAGCAAGGCCGTCGATGAGCCCGGCTGGCCGGCGCGGATCGGCGGCGACGAATTTGCCGTCGTCCTCCCCAAGACGGACGAGCGCGGGGCGGAGGCGATGCGCGACCGCATCGTTTCCATGCTCGAACTGAACAACCAGTTCTACGCCGGGCAAAGCGGACGGATGCTGAACCTTGCGATGGGCGTGGCCACCTGCGAGGCCGGCGACCAGCTAGACGCGGCCCTGCAGCGTGCGGACCGTGCAATGTACGAAGAGAAGGCCCGCTACTACCGCGAAAGCAAGGCCGACCGCCGACGCGAGTAA
- a CDS encoding glycosyltransferase produces MKVDGREAKRSAIYLPVSAKFLIALIGAIAWMVFSIWAAGPWLADLKSYVGTAFAIFLVYGIAIIPGFMNAFMAISLILDKRPPHRPLSVYPPISILIAAYNEEASIEETLVSIDQQKYPGELQVIVINDGSADGTAQVVQRALERYGWLSFVDLKKNGGKARALNIGFKEVLHDLVVTVDADSFLYRGALTSIVERYHADPPNTRAVAGKILVRNSRQNWITRCQEWDYFHGISAVKRVQSLFQGTLVAQGAFSVYDRAALTEVGGWPECVGEDIVLTWALLNAGYRVGHCEDACLFTNVPSTLKQLVKQRQRWARGMTEAFVKHPRILFKMRLSTFFIHWNLLFPWLDLAFTIGFIPGIIFALFGYYWIVGPMTLALIPAAFALSFLMFSIERRMFKKTGLVVRKNIQGFFVYVLLYSLLLQPASVLGYLDELFRKPKAWGTK; encoded by the coding sequence ATGAAAGTAGATGGCCGAGAGGCGAAGCGTTCGGCAATTTATCTGCCGGTGTCAGCCAAATTTTTGATCGCATTGATCGGGGCGATCGCGTGGATGGTTTTTTCGATTTGGGCCGCCGGGCCGTGGCTGGCCGATCTGAAAAGCTATGTAGGAACCGCGTTTGCCATTTTCCTGGTGTATGGCATTGCCATCATTCCGGGGTTCATGAATGCGTTCATGGCAATCAGCCTCATTCTGGACAAAAGGCCGCCGCATCGCCCGCTTTCGGTCTATCCGCCGATATCGATATTGATTGCCGCGTACAACGAAGAAGCTTCCATCGAAGAGACGCTGGTCAGCATTGACCAGCAGAAGTACCCGGGCGAGTTGCAGGTCATCGTGATCAATGACGGCTCGGCGGATGGCACTGCGCAGGTGGTTCAGCGCGCCCTGGAGCGGTATGGCTGGCTCAGCTTTGTCGACCTGAAAAAGAATGGTGGCAAAGCCCGCGCCTTGAACATCGGGTTCAAGGAGGTTCTGCACGATCTGGTCGTGACCGTCGATGCGGATTCCTTTTTGTACCGCGGCGCGCTCACCAGCATTGTCGAGCGCTATCACGCCGACCCGCCCAATACGCGCGCGGTTGCCGGAAAAATCCTGGTTCGAAACTCGCGGCAGAACTGGATCACCCGTTGCCAGGAGTGGGACTACTTTCACGGTATTTCCGCGGTCAAGCGAGTTCAGTCGCTTTTCCAGGGCACCTTGGTTGCGCAAGGCGCATTTTCCGTTTACGACCGGGCCGCGCTGACCGAGGTTGGCGGATGGCCCGAGTGCGTGGGAGAAGACATCGTGCTCACATGGGCGCTGTTGAATGCCGGGTACAGGGTGGGGCACTGCGAAGACGCCTGCCTCTTCACCAATGTGCCCAGTACCCTCAAGCAGTTGGTCAAGCAGCGCCAGCGTTGGGCGCGCGGCATGACGGAGGCCTTTGTCAAACACCCCCGCATTCTTTTCAAGATGCGGCTGTCGACCTTTTTCATTCACTGGAATCTTTTGTTCCCGTGGCTGGACCTGGCATTCACCATCGGCTTCATCCCCGGAATAATATTTGCCTTGTTCGGCTATTACTGGATCGTGGGCCCAATGACTCTGGCGCTGATACCGGCGGCATTTGCGCTGAGTTTCCTGATGTTCTCGATCGAGCGCCGGATGTTCAAGAAAACCGGATTGGTCGTGCGAAAAAATATCCAGGGCTTCTTTGTCTACGTGCTTCTGTACAGCTTGCTTTTGCAACCCGCCAGCGTGCTCGGCTATCTGGACGAACTGTTCAGAAAGCCCAAAGCCTGGGGCACCAAATGA
- a CDS encoding alpha/beta fold hydrolase, with the protein MEKQVFNLPAYTTVNGQVIKGVRIGYETYGRLNAARDNVILINHFITGTSHAAGRYAASDAAPGYWDMIIGAGLPIDTERFFVIATDALANPNRASATVVSTGPASIDAATGKPYGMRFPVLAARDTVEVQKALLDSMGIRTLYAVAGASAGAWMSVEWASAYPERVQRLLSVVGPGVDSPAYAVAKMSSWGAAVRLDPNWANGDYHGKAEPLAGMTQAMRQVTLDALSFAWADKAFGQKWADPGKNPGDATANQFAVDATLEKIGEARAKGMDANSWLYTLKALQLPSAKPDRIKAKSLFVGISSDQIFPPHLSKRAVETLKAQGTPAEYVELNSPNGHADALGATVGQAGPAIASFLAK; encoded by the coding sequence GTGGAAAAGCAGGTGTTCAACCTGCCTGCCTACACGACCGTGAACGGCCAGGTCATCAAGGGAGTGCGCATCGGCTATGAAACCTATGGCCGTTTGAATGCTGCGCGAGACAACGTGATCCTCATCAACCATTTCATCACCGGCACTTCGCACGCCGCCGGCCGGTATGCGGCGAGCGACGCCGCGCCGGGTTACTGGGACATGATCATCGGCGCCGGCCTGCCGATCGATACCGAGCGGTTCTTCGTCATCGCGACCGACGCGCTGGCCAATCCCAATCGCGCATCGGCCACCGTCGTCAGTACCGGCCCGGCCAGCATCGACGCCGCCACCGGCAAACCGTATGGCATGCGCTTCCCGGTGCTGGCCGCGCGGGACACGGTGGAGGTGCAGAAGGCCCTGCTCGATTCGATGGGCATTCGAACCCTCTACGCCGTGGCTGGCGCTTCGGCTGGCGCCTGGATGTCGGTGGAATGGGCCTCGGCTTACCCGGAGCGTGTGCAGCGCCTGTTGTCCGTCGTGGGACCTGGCGTCGACAGCCCGGCCTACGCCGTCGCCAAGATGAGCTCGTGGGGCGCGGCCGTGAGGCTGGACCCGAACTGGGCCAATGGCGACTACCACGGCAAGGCCGAGCCGCTGGCAGGCATGACGCAGGCCATGCGACAGGTCACGCTCGACGCCCTCAGCTTCGCCTGGGCCGACAAGGCCTTCGGTCAAAAGTGGGCCGACCCGGGCAAAAACCCCGGCGATGCGACCGCCAATCAGTTTGCGGTCGATGCCACCCTCGAGAAGATCGGCGAAGCGCGCGCCAAGGGCATGGACGCCAACAGCTGGCTGTACACGCTGAAGGCCTTGCAGTTGCCGAGCGCCAAACCAGACCGCATCAAGGCCAAGTCGCTGTTCGTGGGCATCAGCTCGGATCAGATCTTTCCGCCGCACTTGTCAAAACGCGCAGTGGAGACCCTCAAGGCGCAAGGCACCCCGGCAGAGTACGTCGAGTTGAACAGTCCCAACGGTCATGCCGATGCTCTGGGTGCCACAGTCGGTCAGGCCGGGCCGGCGATTGCGTCATTTCTTGCGAAGTAG
- a CDS encoding sensor histidine kinase yields MISVDSSIPARWLGAARLTAGSFLLCAIAAGLLFWAAPALETLPRLFVFVECVGMVFISCIAVLGRSERLLRMQALPRWFLTGAIAIPTGYFGGHLIALLILDEPISRVVGHGRDYMVAFAFGLVLAAFVLYAAAARDQLAKEAIARSDAQRLATESELRLLRAQLEPHMLFNTLANLRSLVDEDPRQAERMIDQLIVYLRSTHAASRDEVTTLQSEFSQLKAYLDVMSLRMGPRLTYRLDLPAELERTAIPPMLLQPLVENAIKHGLEPKLGAGSIEVLARSIEGSIEVAVDDSGLGLPPQQPTLSGDDAGEVCGSGLKNVRDRLQALYGLRASLTLQTRSPCGVHAVVRIPS; encoded by the coding sequence GTGATCAGCGTTGATTCATCGATTCCGGCCCGCTGGCTCGGCGCAGCACGGCTGACGGCCGGCTCGTTTCTGCTGTGCGCAATCGCGGCCGGGCTGCTCTTCTGGGCCGCTCCCGCACTCGAGACGCTGCCTCGCCTGTTCGTCTTCGTCGAATGTGTCGGCATGGTGTTCATCTCGTGCATCGCGGTGCTTGGCCGCTCGGAACGGCTGCTGCGAATGCAGGCGCTGCCCCGTTGGTTTCTCACCGGCGCGATCGCCATCCCCACGGGGTACTTTGGAGGTCACCTGATCGCGCTCCTGATCCTGGACGAACCGATCAGCCGCGTGGTGGGTCATGGACGCGACTACATGGTGGCGTTCGCATTCGGTCTGGTGCTGGCCGCGTTCGTCCTCTACGCCGCTGCGGCGCGTGACCAGCTTGCCAAAGAGGCGATCGCGCGATCCGATGCCCAGCGCCTTGCCACCGAATCGGAACTGCGGCTGCTGCGCGCCCAGCTCGAGCCCCACATGTTGTTCAACACGCTGGCGAATCTGCGCTCCCTCGTCGACGAAGACCCGCGACAGGCCGAGCGCATGATCGACCAGCTGATCGTCTACCTACGGAGCACGCATGCAGCTTCGCGCGATGAAGTGACGACACTGCAGTCGGAGTTCTCCCAGTTGAAGGCGTACCTCGACGTCATGTCCTTGCGCATGGGCCCCAGGCTGACCTATCGGCTCGACTTGCCCGCCGAACTGGAGCGGACCGCCATTCCGCCGATGCTGTTGCAGCCGTTGGTCGAGAATGCCATCAAGCACGGCCTGGAACCGAAGTTGGGCGCAGGGAGCATCGAAGTGCTGGCACGGTCGATCGAAGGGAGCATCGAAGTCGCGGTAGACGATTCCGGTCTGGGCTTGCCGCCGCAACAGCCCACTTTGAGTGGCGATGATGCGGGCGAGGTTTGCGGCTCCGGACTGAAGAATGTGCGTGACCGCCTCCAGGCCCTCTATGGCTTGCGTGCGTCCCTGACTCTGCAAACTCGATCACCATGCGGCGTTCACGCGGTTGTGAGGATTCCGTCGTGA
- a CDS encoding LytR/AlgR family response regulator transcription factor, whose amino-acid sequence MNAWRAVIAEDEPVLSRTLQRLLFEAWPELKIAGVADDGMKAIELAQTLMPDVMFLDIKMPGKTGLDVAEAVADEWPDDKAEPLFVFITAYDNFAISAFEHAAMDYMLKPATLERLEVCVQRLKQRLHERARIPAAGGMAALMQRVQSITDAADAPEKIKIIRAGVGNTVRMIPVSEVICLEAAEKYVNVVTADGEALVRMSLRDLVSRLDAADFTQVHRGVLVNTHCIVSATRDENGRYSLCVRGLQRSLKVSRAFGHLFRAM is encoded by the coding sequence GTGAACGCATGGCGCGCCGTGATTGCCGAAGATGAACCGGTGTTGTCGAGAACGCTGCAGCGATTGCTGTTCGAAGCCTGGCCCGAGCTGAAGATCGCGGGCGTTGCCGACGATGGCATGAAGGCGATCGAACTCGCCCAGACGCTGATGCCCGATGTGATGTTCCTGGACATCAAGATGCCGGGCAAGACAGGCCTGGACGTCGCAGAGGCTGTCGCTGACGAGTGGCCCGACGACAAGGCTGAACCGCTCTTCGTCTTCATCACCGCGTATGACAATTTCGCGATCTCGGCATTCGAGCATGCGGCGATGGACTACATGCTCAAGCCGGCGACGCTTGAACGCTTGGAGGTCTGCGTGCAACGGCTGAAGCAAAGGTTGCACGAGCGCGCCCGGATACCAGCTGCCGGTGGCATGGCGGCCCTGATGCAGCGCGTCCAGTCGATCACGGATGCGGCTGACGCACCCGAGAAGATCAAGATCATCCGCGCCGGCGTCGGCAACACCGTGCGGATGATCCCGGTCTCGGAGGTGATCTGCCTGGAAGCCGCCGAGAAATACGTCAATGTTGTCACGGCCGATGGCGAGGCGCTGGTGCGCATGAGCCTGCGCGATCTCGTGTCGCGGCTCGACGCTGCCGACTTCACGCAGGTGCATCGCGGCGTGCTGGTCAACACGCACTGCATCGTGAGCGCCACGCGCGACGAGAACGGGCGCTACAGCCTGTGCGTGCGGGGCCTCCAGAGATCTCTCAAGGTCAGCCGGGCGTTCGGGCACCTGTTCCGCGCCATGTAG
- a CDS encoding ferritin-like domain-containing protein, whose product MANGSVLGRADQACADRVPFADVPADEQAVDVLSELLEHARDSEYGFRTCAREVPSASSLRQSFNRRASQYHEACDELERMIRRHGGTPIECGTTGATIHRGWVRVKGAIGANSELSLLEDCERGEEAAVALYREAMQRNLPPDARDLVERQAASAQQSHEQLRVLRDATA is encoded by the coding sequence ATGGCCAATGGCAGCGTTTTGGGTCGCGCCGACCAAGCTTGTGCTGATCGCGTTCCTTTTGCCGATGTGCCCGCCGATGAGCAGGCGGTCGATGTGTTGAGCGAACTGCTCGAACACGCGCGCGACAGCGAATACGGCTTTCGCACCTGCGCCCGAGAGGTGCCTTCTGCATCAAGCCTGAGGCAGTCGTTCAACCGGCGCGCTTCGCAGTACCACGAGGCCTGCGATGAGTTGGAGCGAATGATACGGCGCCACGGTGGAACTCCCATCGAGTGTGGTACGACCGGGGCGACCATCCATCGGGGGTGGGTCCGGGTGAAAGGAGCGATCGGCGCGAACAGTGAGTTGTCGCTGCTTGAAGACTGTGAACGTGGCGAAGAGGCAGCCGTCGCGCTCTACCGCGAGGCGATGCAGCGAAATCTGCCACCCGACGCCCGCGACTTGGTCGAGCGCCAGGCCGCAAGCGCGCAGCAAAGCCATGAACAGCTCCGGGTGCTGCGCGACGCAACCGCCTAG
- a CDS encoding SMI1/KNR4 family protein: MLAFDGDAPRTVLSTYRALRCDEQIPVSVLPIVDTGFGDYVCLDYRLGHVPTIAYFAHGKSGEDSLLPLAITFTAFLVANN; the protein is encoded by the coding sequence ATGCTCGCGTTTGATGGGGACGCGCCGCGAACTGTGTTGAGCACCTATCGGGCTTTGAGGTGTGACGAACAGATACCGGTCAGCGTGCTTCCCATTGTCGATACCGGCTTCGGTGACTACGTGTGCCTAGACTACCGGCTTGGCCATGTTCCGACCATTGCCTACTTTGCTCATGGAAAGTCAGGGGAGGATTCATTGCTGCCCCTGGCAATCACATTCACGGCTTTCCTAGTCGCAAATAACTAG
- a CDS encoding helix-turn-helix domain-containing protein, which yields MPEAYALHEGAFGTAIVLESRANLVSHAHSETQLALWLGGTRAIANVGAHVVRYSENVALGVNEFQAHDMVMEGSGTSLFLVFMISKDWLDELGAATGRNFRFPSPNVPITSAMRRSCWRVLDLIISASNSRSAIDDEVERLLEAAIAASTAGGAEPHSVAVGVTLDYRLRAAIAHMREHVSEVITIDEIAAKVGLSRGHFFALFRDQLDTTPQVFWSGVRVEEAMRRVAEGSALTDVALDLGFSAPGNFSRFFKEHTGVSPSIFKRAARGPSPVTVTGISREHA from the coding sequence ATGCCAGAAGCCTACGCGCTGCATGAGGGCGCCTTTGGCACAGCGATCGTTCTTGAATCGCGCGCCAATCTGGTGTCACATGCTCATTCCGAAACGCAGCTAGCTCTGTGGCTTGGGGGTACCCGAGCGATCGCAAATGTGGGAGCCCACGTCGTTCGATACAGCGAGAACGTTGCGCTAGGTGTCAATGAATTTCAGGCGCACGACATGGTTATGGAAGGCAGCGGCACCAGCCTCTTTCTCGTATTCATGATTTCAAAGGATTGGCTGGATGAGCTGGGAGCTGCAACTGGACGCAACTTTAGATTTCCGTCGCCTAACGTGCCCATCACATCTGCGATGCGGCGGTCATGCTGGCGCGTGCTGGACTTGATCATCTCCGCCAGCAACTCGCGCTCCGCCATCGACGACGAGGTCGAGCGATTGTTGGAGGCCGCTATCGCAGCGTCCACCGCCGGCGGTGCAGAACCACACTCTGTAGCCGTGGGCGTAACGCTTGACTACCGGCTCAGGGCCGCCATCGCCCACATGCGCGAGCATGTTTCTGAAGTCATCACCATAGATGAAATTGCAGCGAAGGTCGGACTGTCGCGTGGTCACTTCTTCGCGCTTTTCCGAGATCAACTCGACACCACGCCGCAGGTGTTCTGGAGTGGCGTGCGGGTTGAAGAGGCCATGCGGCGCGTAGCGGAAGGCAGCGCGTTGACCGACGTCGCGCTAGACCTCGGCTTCTCTGCGCCGGGTAACTTCTCGCGCTTCTTCAAGGAGCACACCGGTGTCTCTCCCTCGATCTTCAAACGCGCCGCTCGCGGCCCGTCCCCCGTGACGGTCACTGGCATCTCAAGGGAGCACGCTTAG